A portion of the Tenacibaculum todarodis genome contains these proteins:
- a CDS encoding LolA family protein, protein MKKLGFLFLAICLSFNTVAQNASEAKKLLDDVSTKMGAYKNMYIGFDSTLTNEEAGITNDPPIRGNITIQQEKYNLKYLGNDFVFDGKKLAVINHEEKEIAVTEGDLEEEDGFIYPSKLLTFYKEGYTFKMGKLQNSKGRKLQYVTLTPIDSSSEIIKVELAIDAKTKHIYKLIQSGANGSKTTFTINVFKSDQTISSKLFSFDKAKYQKQGYLID, encoded by the coding sequence ATGAAAAAATTAGGATTTTTATTTTTAGCAATATGTTTAAGTTTTAATACAGTTGCACAAAATGCATCAGAAGCAAAAAAATTATTAGATGATGTTTCTACAAAAATGGGCGCTTATAAAAATATGTATATTGGTTTTGATTCTACGTTAACAAACGAAGAAGCAGGTATTACAAACGACCCTCCAATAAGAGGAAACATTACAATTCAGCAAGAAAAATACAACCTAAAGTATTTAGGAAATGATTTTGTTTTCGACGGAAAAAAATTAGCCGTAATTAATCACGAAGAAAAAGAAATAGCCGTTACTGAAGGAGATTTGGAAGAAGAAGATGGTTTTATTTATCCATCTAAATTATTAACTTTCTACAAAGAAGGTTATACTTTTAAAATGGGGAAGCTTCAAAATAGTAAAGGTAGAAAGTTACAATATGTAACGCTTACTCCAATTGATAGTTCTTCTGAAATTATTAAGGTTGAATTAGCTATAGATGCAAAAACTAAACATATTTATAAGTTAATACAAAGTGGAGCAAACGGCTCTAAAACTACATTTACCATTAATGTTTTTAAAAGTGATCAAACAATTTCAAGTAAATTATTCTCGTTTGATAAAGCTAAATACCAAAAGCAAGGTTATTTAATCGATTAA
- a CDS encoding LptF/LptG family permease, whose product MKILDKYILKSFLGPFFATFFIILFVLVMQAVWFFFDQIAGKGITFDIILKFIYYASLIVLSQALPIAVLLSSIMTLGNLSEKYEFAAAKSAGISLPRIVRSLIVFAIFISAANFLISNYVYPYANLKIINLKLNIKKKQPALALVPGSFNSEIPNYQIKFDEKYGEESNLLKNVLIYDLSERKGNKKIITAKKGKIVSEEGSRYMTLILNDGHFFENHIKQNTTYEDKKKMPASYADFDEYTINIDVSALDKDDLGEEKYTKNFNMLSLKQLKDTVPTLKQNYDEYINGRAKTLGLDVRVNELHQYPDSLINKKLNPIILDNFELKQQVNILNTALAKTKRSINNIKNNKESLKQRRKVLNLYDVEFYNRVALSLSCILLFFIGAPLGSIIRKGGFGLPMILAIAIYVVYFFTNSFGKNLAEESSVSAIVGSWIAVLALLPFAILLTIRASKDKGLFDINSFLSPIINFFKKLFSKKNKAI is encoded by the coding sequence GTGAAAATTTTAGATAAATACATACTAAAATCTTTTTTAGGCCCCTTTTTTGCAACTTTTTTTATCATACTATTTGTATTGGTAATGCAAGCTGTATGGTTTTTTTTCGATCAAATTGCAGGAAAAGGGATTACTTTTGATATTATTCTAAAGTTTATCTATTACGCATCACTAATAGTACTTTCACAAGCTTTACCAATTGCCGTTTTATTATCTTCAATAATGACTTTGGGTAATCTTTCTGAAAAATATGAATTTGCCGCTGCAAAATCTGCCGGTATTTCTTTACCAAGGATTGTTCGTTCTTTAATTGTATTCGCAATTTTTATTAGTGCTGCAAATTTTTTAATATCAAACTATGTGTATCCGTACGCTAACTTAAAAATTATAAATTTAAAGCTGAATATTAAAAAGAAGCAACCAGCTTTAGCACTAGTTCCTGGTAGTTTTAATTCAGAAATACCTAATTATCAAATTAAATTTGACGAAAAATACGGAGAAGAAAGCAACTTACTTAAAAATGTTTTAATCTACGATTTATCAGAAAGAAAAGGAAATAAGAAAATTATCACAGCCAAAAAAGGAAAGATAGTTTCTGAAGAAGGCAGTAGATACATGACACTTATTCTTAATGATGGTCATTTTTTTGAAAATCATATCAAGCAAAATACAACTTATGAAGATAAGAAAAAAATGCCTGCTTCTTATGCAGATTTTGATGAATACACTATAAACATTGATGTCTCTGCTCTAGATAAAGATGATCTAGGTGAAGAAAAATATACCAAGAACTTTAACATGTTAAGTTTAAAACAGCTAAAAGATACTGTGCCAACACTTAAACAAAACTATGATGAGTATATTAATGGTAGAGCAAAAACCTTAGGTTTAGATGTTAGAGTAAATGAGCTGCATCAGTACCCAGATTCTCTTATTAACAAGAAATTAAACCCAATAATTCTTGATAATTTTGAACTTAAACAGCAAGTAAACATTCTAAATACAGCGTTAGCAAAAACTAAACGTTCTATAAATAATATAAAAAACAATAAAGAAAGCCTAAAGCAACGTAGAAAGGTTTTAAACCTTTATGATGTTGAATTTTACAACAGAGTAGCTTTATCTTTATCTTGTATTCTATTATTTTTTATCGGAGCTCCATTAGGATCAATTATAAGAAAAGGTGGTTTTGGTTTGCCAATGATTTTAGCAATAGCTATTTATGTAGTCTATTTCTTTACAAATTCATTTGGTAAAAACCTTGCAGAAGAAAGTTCTGTTTCCGCCATTGTTGGTTCGTGGATTGCTGTATTAGCATTACTCCCATTTGCAATATTATTAACTATAAGAGCATCAAAAGATAAAGGATTATTTGATATAAATTCATTTTTATCACCTATCATTAATTTCTTTAAAAAATTATTTTCTAAAA